A section of the Mesobacillus jeotgali genome encodes:
- the splB gene encoding spore photoproduct lyase encodes MKAFVPQLVYIEPRALDYPLGRELKEKFEKMGLEIRETTSHNQVRGIPGDNELQQYRNAKSTLVVGIRKTLKFDTSKPSAEYAIPLATGCMGHCHYCYLQTTLGSKPYIRTYVNLDEIFEQAQKYMDERKPEITRFEAACTSDIVGIDHLTHALKQTIEFFGKTEYGQLRFVTKYHHVDHLLDAKHNGKTRFRFSVNARYVIKNFEPGTSSFDERLEAARKVAKAGYPLGFIVAPIYIHEGWREGYQELFERLSQSLEGIDLTGLSFELIQHRFTKPAKNVIQKRYPKSKLEMNEEKRKYKWGRYGIGKYVYQTDEAKDLEETIRGYIHSFFPEAEIQYFT; translated from the coding sequence ATGAAAGCTTTTGTACCACAGCTTGTTTACATCGAGCCCAGAGCATTGGATTACCCGCTGGGCCGGGAATTAAAAGAAAAATTCGAGAAAATGGGGTTAGAAATCAGGGAGACGACCTCGCACAATCAGGTTCGCGGCATCCCCGGTGACAACGAACTTCAGCAATATCGGAATGCCAAATCGACGCTGGTTGTCGGTATCAGAAAAACGTTGAAATTCGACACATCTAAGCCTTCAGCGGAATATGCCATTCCGCTTGCAACAGGCTGCATGGGCCATTGCCATTATTGTTATTTGCAGACGACCTTAGGCAGTAAACCGTATATCCGCACCTATGTGAACCTGGATGAAATTTTTGAACAGGCACAAAAATACATGGACGAGAGAAAACCGGAAATCACCAGGTTTGAAGCTGCCTGTACATCCGATATCGTGGGTATAGACCATTTAACCCACGCATTAAAGCAGACGATTGAATTCTTCGGGAAAACAGAGTATGGCCAATTGCGTTTCGTAACGAAATACCATCATGTAGACCATTTGCTCGATGCAAAACACAATGGAAAAACAAGATTCCGATTCAGTGTTAACGCCCGCTATGTGATAAAAAACTTTGAACCTGGAACTTCTTCTTTTGATGAAAGGCTAGAGGCTGCAAGGAAGGTGGCAAAGGCAGGATACCCCCTTGGATTCATTGTTGCGCCAATCTACATCCATGAAGGCTGGAGAGAGGGTTACCAGGAATTGTTCGAAAGGCTGAGCCAGTCGCTTGAAGGAATTGATCTGACAGGCCTTAGCTTTGAGCTGATTCAACATAGATTCACCAAGCCTGCCAAAAATGTTATTCAAAAACGTTATCCTAAATCGAAGCTGGAAATGAATGAGGAAAAACGTAAGTACAAATGGGGACGTTACGGTATTGGCAAGTACGTCTATCAAACCGATGAAGCAAAGGACCTTGAAGAAACGATCAGGGGCTATATCCATTCGTTTTTTCCAGAAGCGGAAATCCAATACTTCACTTGA
- a CDS encoding DUF1646 family protein codes for MIGLIIILLLVLLLPFSIKTIEHNLEIFLFTMGLAAATISGVMDRQLIEKAVTDPINITIAVLSAGLLAKWFKAELEKSILWGSRLLSPRIFFGLTVVFLGLASSIITAIIAAIILVMIIKVLPLNRKSEVRFTVLACFSIGLGAALTPIGEPLATITISRLDKDFFYLLELIGKEVLPALLIFGVMSIILVRPIGGKNALKSASRPESYEEIAVRSFKIYLFVMGLTFLGHGFEPLIKTYVIGLSPALLYWINMISAILDNATLAAAEISPAMDSGTIRAVLLGLIISGGMLIPGNIPNIIAAGKLNITSKEWAAIGIPVGLATMFLYYIILFIF; via the coding sequence ATGATTGGATTAATTATAATTTTGCTGTTGGTTTTATTATTGCCTTTTTCCATTAAAACGATTGAGCACAACTTGGAGATTTTTTTATTTACAATGGGACTTGCGGCAGCAACTATTAGTGGCGTAATGGATCGTCAGCTCATTGAAAAAGCGGTGACTGACCCTATCAATATCACGATTGCGGTATTATCAGCTGGTTTGCTTGCCAAGTGGTTTAAGGCGGAGCTGGAAAAATCGATCCTATGGGGAAGCAGATTACTGTCTCCCAGGATATTTTTCGGTTTGACGGTTGTTTTTCTTGGCCTGGCATCCAGTATTATAACCGCGATCATTGCTGCCATTATCCTGGTTATGATTATAAAGGTCCTTCCGCTCAACCGTAAATCAGAGGTTCGTTTTACCGTATTGGCCTGCTTCTCGATCGGCCTTGGTGCTGCCTTAACACCGATTGGTGAACCATTAGCCACGATCACTATCAGCAGACTGGACAAGGACTTCTTTTATTTACTGGAATTGATCGGGAAAGAAGTACTTCCTGCATTACTTATTTTTGGCGTGATGTCCATTATACTTGTAAGGCCCATCGGGGGAAAAAACGCTTTGAAGTCTGCATCCCGTCCTGAGTCGTACGAGGAGATTGCTGTTCGGTCTTTTAAAATCTATCTCTTCGTTATGGGCCTTACATTTCTTGGACATGGTTTTGAACCGCTTATCAAAACATATGTTATAGGTCTTTCCCCAGCACTGTTATATTGGATTAACATGATATCCGCGATCCTGGATAATGCTACCCTTGCTGCAGCAGAAATCAGTCCTGCAATGGACTCTGGAACAATCCGGGCGGTTTTGCTTGGCCTGATCATTAGTGGAGGCATGCTGATCCCGGGGAATATCCCGAATATTATCGCTGCAGGAAAACTAAATATAACCAGCAAGGAATGGGCGGCAATCGGGATTCCAGTCGGTCTGGCCACAATGTTCCTTTATTATATTATCTTGTTTATTTTCTAA
- a CDS encoding HNH endonuclease, producing METIDITDSALYKEWRKKVYTRDNFRCKMPGCNSNSRDIAAHHIYPKKLFPEKQFLLNNGITLCKNCHEKTYGKESNFIDALVRVVQTMND from the coding sequence GTGGAAACAATTGATATAACTGATTCTGCACTCTATAAGGAATGGCGTAAAAAAGTATATACTCGTGATAACTTTAGGTGTAAGATGCCTGGTTGTAACTCTAATTCTAGAGATATTGCTGCTCACCATATTTATCCTAAAAAGCTTTTCCCTGAAAAGCAATTTCTTTTAAACAATGGAATCACACTCTGTAAAAACTGTCATGAAAAAACTTATGGTAAAGAAAGTAACTTTATAGATGCACTAGTCCGCGTCGTTCAGACAATGAACGACTAG
- a CDS encoding sigma factor-like helix-turn-helix DNA-binding protein, which translates to MNLTREFLYQKYIHDKMSLKEIAEETGLPITTIKSRLRRFGIR; encoded by the coding sequence ATGAATCTGACCAGAGAATTTCTTTATCAAAAGTATATTCACGACAAAATGAGCTTAAAAGAGATAGCTGAAGAAACAGGGCTGCCAATTACGACAATCAAATCAAGGCTTAGAAGGTTTGGTATTAGATAA
- a CDS encoding lipoate--protein ligase family protein → MEKEVWRFIDSGDHSPSFNMALDEALLDWHGAGKFPPVVRFYGWNPPTLSVGYFQRIEREIDMDAVKKHGLGFVRRPTGGRGVLHEHELTYSVIVTEEHPEMPKTVTEAYRIISEGILQGFRKLGLEAYFAVPKTAAEKDALKNPRSAVCFDAPSWYELVVEGRKVAGSAQTRQKGVILQHGSILLDLDEDKLFSLFKYPNDRVKERMQRAFKTKAVAINEISNRKIGLEEAKDAFKEGFEDGLGIILEPYSLSDEEMEYVNSLAKNKYESDEWNFKR, encoded by the coding sequence ATGGAAAAAGAGGTATGGAGATTTATTGATTCAGGTGATCATTCACCATCATTCAATATGGCGCTTGATGAAGCATTGCTGGATTGGCATGGTGCCGGCAAATTTCCTCCTGTGGTCCGCTTTTATGGATGGAATCCGCCAACTCTTTCAGTTGGCTATTTCCAAAGGATCGAACGGGAAATCGATATGGATGCCGTAAAAAAGCATGGTCTTGGATTTGTACGCAGACCGACTGGAGGCAGGGGAGTCCTTCATGAGCATGAACTAACATATAGTGTCATCGTCACAGAAGAGCATCCTGAAATGCCGAAAACGGTAACAGAGGCATACCGTATTATATCAGAGGGGATTTTACAGGGATTCCGGAAGCTTGGACTGGAAGCTTATTTTGCTGTGCCAAAAACAGCTGCCGAAAAAGACGCCCTGAAGAATCCACGCTCTGCGGTTTGTTTCGATGCACCAAGCTGGTATGAGCTGGTAGTAGAGGGACGTAAAGTTGCGGGAAGCGCCCAGACTCGGCAAAAAGGGGTTATTTTACAGCATGGTTCCATTTTGCTGGATTTGGATGAGGATAAGCTTTTCAGTTTGTTCAAGTACCCTAATGACAGGGTCAAAGAAAGAATGCAGAGAGCCTTTAAAACAAAGGCCGTTGCGATCAATGAGATCAGCAACCGCAAAATCGGTCTCGAGGAAGCGAAGGATGCCTTCAAGGAGGGTTTCGAGGATGGACTTGGAATTATTTTGGAACCTTACAGTCTAAGTGATGAAGAGATGGAATATGTAAATAGCCTTGCCAAAAACAAGTACGAATCTGATGAATGGAATTTTAAAAGATAA
- a CDS encoding rhodanese-like domain-containing protein, with amino-acid sequence MYFRQKKILKTLSEEEFKAGYRKAQLIDVREPNEYSGGHILGARNIPLTQLKARLKEIRPDKPVYLYCQSGSRSGRAAQLLYKKGYKDLYHLEGGFKKWGGKVKAK; translated from the coding sequence ATGTATTTCCGCCAGAAGAAAATCCTCAAGACTCTGTCAGAGGAAGAATTTAAAGCAGGCTATCGCAAAGCGCAGCTAATTGATGTCCGTGAACCGAATGAATACTCCGGCGGACATATCCTTGGCGCGAGAAATATCCCGCTAACCCAGCTGAAGGCGCGCCTGAAGGAAATCAGGCCGGACAAGCCAGTCTACCTTTACTGCCAGAGCGGCTCCAGAAGCGGCCGTGCTGCCCAGCTGCTATACAAAAAAGGCTATAAAGATCTGTATCACCTTGAAGGCGGCTTCAAAAAATGGGGCGGCAAAGTCAAAGCTAAATAA
- the gcvPB gene encoding aminomethyl-transferring glycine dehydrogenase subunit GcvPB: protein MHKEDQPLIFELSTPGRVGYSLPEMDVPETDLSELLPEGFLREEEPELPEASELDIMRHYTALSKRNHGVDSGFYPLGSCTMKYNPKMNENVARFNGFAHLHPLQDESSVQGALELMYDLQEHLIEITGMDEVTLQPAAGAHGEWTGLMMIRAYHEANGDHNRTKVIVPDSAHGTNPASATVAGFETITVKSDENGLVDLEDLKKVVGEDTAALMLTNPNTLGLFEENILEMAEIVHSAGGKLYYDGANLNAVMSKARPGDMGFDVVHLNLHKTFTGPHGGGGPGSGPVGVKADLIPFLPKPIVTKQDGVYKFDYDRPQSIGRVKPFYGNFGINVRAYTYIRTMGPDGLKAVTEYAVLNANYMMRRLAEYYDLPFNRHCKHEFVLSGKRQKKLGVRTLDIAKRLLDFGYHPPTIYFPLNVEEAIMIEPTETESKETLDAFIDAMIQIAKEAEENPEIVQEAPHSTVIGRLDETTAARKPILRYQKAE from the coding sequence ATGCATAAGGAAGATCAGCCACTCATTTTTGAATTAAGCACACCAGGCCGTGTCGGTTACAGCCTTCCAGAAATGGATGTACCGGAAACGGATTTATCAGAGCTTTTGCCTGAAGGATTCCTCCGTGAAGAGGAGCCGGAACTTCCTGAGGCTTCCGAGCTTGATATCATGCGCCACTACACTGCATTATCCAAGCGCAACCACGGTGTTGATTCAGGGTTCTATCCGCTTGGATCATGTACTATGAAATACAATCCGAAAATGAATGAAAATGTAGCACGTTTCAACGGCTTCGCACACTTGCATCCATTGCAGGATGAGAGTTCAGTGCAGGGGGCCCTAGAACTAATGTATGACTTGCAGGAACACCTGATTGAAATCACTGGGATGGATGAAGTTACCCTTCAGCCAGCAGCAGGTGCACATGGTGAATGGACCGGCTTGATGATGATCCGTGCCTACCACGAAGCGAACGGTGACCATAACCGTACTAAGGTCATCGTACCTGATTCTGCTCACGGAACGAACCCTGCATCAGCGACAGTTGCTGGTTTCGAAACAATCACAGTTAAATCTGATGAGAACGGTCTTGTTGATCTGGAAGACCTTAAGAAGGTTGTCGGAGAAGACACTGCTGCGCTAATGCTGACAAACCCAAATACACTTGGTCTGTTCGAAGAAAATATTCTTGAAATGGCCGAGATTGTCCACAGCGCAGGCGGAAAGCTTTACTATGATGGAGCCAACCTGAATGCTGTAATGTCCAAGGCACGTCCTGGCGACATGGGCTTTGATGTCGTTCACTTGAACCTTCATAAGACATTCACAGGTCCACATGGGGGCGGCGGTCCAGGATCAGGTCCTGTTGGTGTAAAAGCAGATTTGATTCCATTCCTGCCAAAGCCAATCGTAACGAAGCAGGATGGCGTGTACAAGTTCGATTACGACCGCCCGCAGTCCATCGGAAGGGTCAAACCTTTCTACGGCAACTTTGGCATCAATGTACGTGCCTACACGTATATCCGCACAATGGGACCAGACGGTTTGAAGGCAGTCACCGAGTATGCTGTTCTTAACGCCAACTATATGATGAGAAGGCTTGCTGAATACTATGATCTTCCATTCAACAGGCATTGCAAGCATGAATTTGTCCTAAGCGGAAAGCGTCAGAAGAAGCTTGGCGTCCGCACATTGGATATCGCCAAACGACTGCTTGACTTTGGCTACCATCCGCCGACAATCTACTTCCCATTGAATGTGGAAGAGGCTATCATGATTGAGCCAACAGAAACAGAATCCAAGGAAACTCTCGATGCGTTCATCGACGCAATGATCCAGATTGCGAAGGAAGCAGAAGAGAATCCGGAAATCGTCCAGGAAGCGCCACACTCCACTGTAATTGGCCGTCTGGATGAAACAACAGCCGCAAGGAAGCCAATCCTGCGCTACCAGAAAGCAGAATAG
- the gcvPA gene encoding aminomethyl-transferring glycine dehydrogenase subunit GcvPA gives MKHRYLPLTESDKNAMMESIGVKSIDELFSDIPEKVRFAGEYNIKKAKPETALMKELALMASKNADLKMNSSFIGAGVYDHYIPVIVDHVLSRSEFYTAYTPYQPEISQGELQAIFEFQTMICELTGMEVANSSMYDGGTALAEAAMLSAGHTRRKKVLISSAVHPEYKDVVRSYAKGQYIDVIEVPHRDGVTDLDALKDMASEEFAAVIVQYPNFFGGIESLKEIEQIAHENKSLFVVSSNPLALGALTPPGKFGADIVTGDAQPFGIPTAFGGPHCGYFAVSGKLMRKVPGRLVGQTKDDQGRRGFVLTLQAREQHIRRDKATSNICSNQALNALAASVAMTALGKKGVREMAVANIQKAHYAKKTFKENGFEIAYEGPSFNEFVVKLNKPVKEVNQRLLEKSIIGGYDLGRDYSELQNHMLVAVTELRTKEEIDTFVKEMGDINA, from the coding sequence ATGAAGCATCGCTATTTACCGCTGACGGAAAGTGATAAAAACGCAATGATGGAAAGCATCGGCGTCAAATCGATCGATGAACTGTTCAGCGATATTCCTGAGAAAGTCCGTTTTGCCGGAGAATATAATATCAAGAAAGCCAAGCCGGAAACAGCTCTTATGAAGGAACTGGCACTGATGGCTTCCAAGAATGCTGACTTGAAAATGAATTCTTCTTTTATCGGTGCAGGTGTTTACGACCATTACATTCCGGTAATCGTCGACCATGTCCTGTCCCGTTCCGAATTTTATACAGCATACACACCATATCAGCCGGAAATCTCACAAGGTGAGCTTCAGGCAATCTTTGAATTCCAGACGATGATTTGTGAATTGACAGGCATGGAAGTTGCGAACTCATCCATGTATGACGGAGGAACAGCGCTTGCTGAAGCTGCAATGCTTAGTGCAGGCCACACAAGAAGAAAGAAAGTGCTGATTTCAAGCGCTGTCCACCCAGAGTACAAGGATGTTGTCAGATCCTATGCTAAGGGACAATATATCGATGTAATCGAAGTTCCTCACAGGGACGGGGTAACAGACCTTGATGCGCTGAAGGATATGGCAAGCGAAGAATTCGCAGCAGTCATCGTCCAGTATCCAAACTTCTTCGGGGGAATTGAGTCGCTGAAAGAAATTGAGCAAATTGCACATGAAAATAAATCATTGTTCGTCGTATCCAGCAATCCGCTTGCATTGGGAGCATTGACGCCTCCAGGCAAATTCGGCGCTGATATCGTTACCGGCGACGCTCAGCCATTCGGAATTCCGACAGCATTTGGCGGACCGCATTGCGGATATTTCGCTGTTTCCGGAAAACTGATGAGAAAAGTTCCGGGAAGACTTGTCGGCCAGACGAAGGATGACCAGGGACGCCGCGGATTTGTTTTGACGCTCCAGGCGAGAGAACAGCATATCCGACGTGATAAAGCGACATCCAATATTTGTTCGAACCAGGCATTGAATGCACTTGCTGCCTCTGTTGCGATGACAGCGCTTGGCAAAAAGGGCGTTCGGGAAATGGCTGTGGCCAATATCCAAAAAGCACATTATGCGAAAAAGACTTTTAAAGAGAACGGCTTTGAAATTGCATACGAGGGTCCATCCTTCAATGAGTTCGTTGTCAAGCTGAATAAACCGGTCAAAGAAGTGAACCAAAGGCTTCTCGAGAAGAGTATCATCGGAGGCTACGACCTGGGCCGCGATTATTCTGAACTTCAGAACCATATGCTTGTTGCGGTCACCGAGTTAAGAACAAAAGAAGAAATTGATACGTTTGTAAAGGAAATGGGGGATATCAATGCATAA
- the gcvT gene encoding glycine cleavage system aminomethyltransferase GcvT, whose translation MTELKRTPLFEVYKEYGGKTVDFGGWELPVQFSSIKEEHEAVRTKAGLFDVSHMGEIEVKGPDSLNYLQKMMTNDISKLKNGGAQYTAMCYETGGTVDDLLVYKLEDEHYLLVVNASNIEKDFEWMQNHLKGDVKIENLSEGMAQLAIQGPVAEEVLQMLANGHDLSAIGFFKFSEEVDLNGKKALVSRTGYTGEDGFEIYCDAKDAVSLWREILEAGKEEGVIPCGLGARDTLRFEANLALYGQELSSEISPLEAGIGFAVKLNKEADFIGKQALKQQKESGLSRKLVGIEMIDRGIPRHGYPVYKGDRRIGEVTTGTQSPTLKKNIGLALLDTRETELGNEVEVEIRGKRLKAAVSATPFYKRDKK comes from the coding sequence ATGACGGAATTAAAACGGACACCGCTTTTTGAAGTGTATAAGGAATATGGTGGGAAAACAGTTGATTTTGGCGGCTGGGAGCTGCCAGTCCAGTTTTCAAGCATCAAGGAAGAACACGAAGCAGTAAGAACAAAAGCTGGTTTATTCGACGTTTCCCATATGGGTGAAATCGAGGTTAAAGGCCCTGATAGTCTGAATTATTTGCAGAAAATGATGACAAACGATATTTCGAAGCTTAAGAATGGCGGTGCCCAGTACACAGCAATGTGCTATGAAACTGGCGGTACTGTTGATGATTTGCTGGTTTATAAACTCGAGGATGAGCATTACCTCCTTGTCGTGAATGCATCCAATATCGAAAAGGATTTCGAGTGGATGCAGAACCATCTTAAAGGTGATGTAAAAATCGAAAATCTATCCGAAGGGATGGCACAGCTTGCTATACAGGGACCAGTGGCTGAAGAAGTCCTCCAAATGCTGGCGAACGGACACGACCTCAGTGCAATCGGATTTTTCAAGTTCAGTGAAGAAGTCGACCTGAATGGCAAGAAAGCCCTTGTTTCCCGAACAGGTTATACAGGTGAAGATGGATTCGAAATATACTGCGATGCCAAAGACGCCGTGAGCCTCTGGAGGGAAATTCTTGAGGCAGGCAAAGAGGAGGGAGTCATCCCATGCGGTCTTGGTGCGAGGGATACACTGCGATTTGAAGCTAACCTTGCATTGTACGGCCAGGAGCTTTCTTCAGAAATCAGCCCGCTTGAGGCAGGGATTGGCTTTGCAGTTAAATTAAACAAAGAAGCTGATTTTATTGGGAAACAAGCACTTAAGCAGCAAAAAGAAAGTGGCCTGTCCAGAAAGCTTGTCGGCATCGAGATGATCGACCGGGGCATTCCGCGCCATGGATATCCTGTTTACAAAGGGGATAGAAGGATTGGTGAGGTTACAACTGGCACGCAATCTCCTACGCTAAAGAAAAACATCGGACTTGCACTCCTTGACACCAGGGAAACTGAGCTTGGGAATGAAGTGGAAGTTGAAATCCGCGGAAAACGATTAAAGGCCGCTGTTTCAGCTACACCTTTTTATAAAAGAGACAAAAAGTAA
- a CDS encoding DEAD/DEAH box helicase produces MTVQINYDSSWQDEMADRIENDGPWGNWELYKLAVEIEKHTIIPEFEGLQAPVHLPELTPLPHQLEVAKQVVENMNGKAILADEVGLGKTIEAGLILKEYMIRGLVKKVLILVPASLVSQWAMELNSKFHIPAIAQKKSYVWEQCDVVVSSIDTAKRAPHRDIINNLNYDLIIIDEAHKLKNNKTKNYEFVQNLKKRFCLLLTATPIQNRIEEIFNLVSLLKPGHLGSESAFFDKYKKKDRSVNDDEHLKELVNKVMIRNRRSDTGIEWTKRHVETIPIEFTNEERALYDSIQSLRSSAGGLASSQFSLMTLQREACSSREAVFYTLRNMLQRQENPSVEFQNIIAQLIKRVEAVTKNSKAEKALELIKGINEKVIIFTEYRATQLYLQWFLKQNGITSVPFRGGFKRGKKDWMRELFQKNVQVLIATEAGGEGINLQFCSHIINFDLPWNPMRLEQRIGRIHRLGQEKDVKIYNFATKDTVEEHILKLLYEKINLFEKVIGELDDILTKLEFGNIEDHLVDIFGKSSSDGEIRIKMENLTSMIQFAEEMKEENQRAATGNP; encoded by the coding sequence ATGACAGTGCAAATTAACTATGATTCCTCCTGGCAGGACGAAATGGCTGATAGAATTGAGAACGATGGACCATGGGGGAATTGGGAACTTTACAAGCTTGCTGTTGAAATAGAAAAACATACCATAATCCCTGAATTCGAAGGTCTTCAGGCTCCGGTACACCTTCCGGAACTGACTCCGCTGCCCCATCAGCTGGAGGTGGCAAAACAGGTTGTAGAAAATATGAACGGAAAAGCGATCCTTGCTGATGAAGTAGGCCTTGGGAAAACAATCGAGGCAGGATTGATATTAAAGGAATACATGATCAGGGGGCTGGTAAAAAAGGTGCTGATACTTGTTCCTGCTTCTCTTGTCTCTCAATGGGCGATGGAACTGAACAGCAAGTTCCATATCCCCGCGATTGCCCAGAAAAAAAGCTATGTATGGGAGCAATGCGATGTCGTCGTTTCATCAATCGATACCGCCAAACGAGCCCCTCACAGGGATATCATCAACAACCTGAATTATGACCTTATCATTATCGACGAAGCTCATAAATTGAAAAATAACAAAACAAAAAACTATGAATTTGTCCAAAACCTGAAAAAGAGATTTTGCCTGCTGCTGACAGCAACTCCGATCCAAAACCGAATCGAGGAAATCTTCAACCTTGTATCACTGTTGAAACCCGGGCATCTAGGGAGCGAATCCGCTTTCTTCGATAAATATAAAAAGAAGGACAGATCTGTCAACGATGATGAACACCTGAAAGAACTTGTAAATAAAGTCATGATACGCAACAGGCGTTCAGATACCGGAATTGAGTGGACAAAGCGGCATGTTGAAACGATCCCGATCGAGTTTACTAATGAGGAGCGTGCTTTGTATGATTCGATCCAGTCCTTAAGGTCTTCTGCTGGCGGCTTGGCGTCAAGCCAGTTCTCGCTGATGACTCTCCAGCGTGAAGCCTGCAGCAGCAGGGAAGCTGTTTTTTATACATTAAGGAATATGCTTCAAAGGCAGGAAAACCCATCGGTTGAATTTCAAAATATCATAGCTCAGCTCATAAAACGAGTCGAGGCTGTAACTAAAAACTCGAAGGCTGAGAAAGCTCTTGAGTTAATCAAGGGAATCAATGAAAAAGTCATCATTTTCACGGAGTACCGGGCTACCCAGCTATACCTACAGTGGTTCTTGAAGCAAAACGGCATCACCTCAGTTCCGTTCCGCGGCGGGTTCAAGCGCGGCAAAAAGGACTGGATGAGGGAGCTTTTCCAGAAGAATGTTCAGGTGCTTATCGCAACAGAGGCTGGTGGTGAAGGAATCAACCTTCAGTTCTGCAGCCACATTATCAACTTTGACCTTCCATGGAACCCAATGAGACTGGAACAAAGAATCGGAAGGATTCATCGTCTCGGACAGGAAAAAGATGTGAAGATATACAACTTTGCAACAAAGGATACGGTAGAGGAGCATATTCTGAAGTTGCTTTACGAGAAAATCAACCTGTTCGAAAAAGTAATTGGAGAACTGGATGATATCCTGACAAAATTGGAGTTTGGCAATATCGAAGACCACTTGGTTGATATCTTCGGAAAATCCTCATCAGATGGAGAAATCCGAATCAAGATGGAAAATCTGACATCCATGATTCAGTTCGCCGAAGAAATGAAGGAGGAGAATCAGCGTGCAGCAACAGGAAATCCATAA
- a CDS encoding YqhG family protein, translating into MQQQEIHNFLERYFTANNCELIENDKGHMTVQLTVELDKELMNRPFYWHYLEKTGGVPNPMKLTFITNKQLTPDNLKGEVIHFGSPRLHQIFESTKNLAGFIRLYEKIEFQAQTALIPWIGINLKVSYQCDRKRDVFHSIGLQLINGRMVEDFHDQLLKLPLSTKIPDYAYTLSPLIRPKSGVNRIQSYLTTRIEQEDHAWAEDARKRWQKDLDLLHHFYEDEEEKSESFETEKSALQEQYEPKIKITIINGGLFYLTDNARLD; encoded by the coding sequence GTGCAGCAACAGGAAATCCATAATTTTCTCGAAAGATACTTCACTGCAAATAATTGTGAACTGATCGAAAATGATAAAGGCCATATGACAGTCCAGCTAACTGTGGAGCTTGATAAGGAATTAATGAACCGTCCTTTTTATTGGCATTATCTTGAGAAAACGGGCGGAGTACCCAACCCAATGAAACTCACCTTCATCACGAATAAGCAGCTGACTCCAGACAACTTGAAAGGTGAGGTGATCCATTTCGGATCCCCCCGCCTTCATCAAATCTTTGAGTCGACAAAGAACCTTGCAGGATTCATCCGATTATATGAAAAAATTGAGTTTCAGGCACAGACAGCTTTAATCCCATGGATAGGTATTAACCTAAAAGTTTCGTATCAATGTGACAGAAAACGAGATGTTTTCCATTCAATTGGCCTGCAGCTGATCAATGGCAGGATGGTGGAAGATTTTCATGATCAATTATTGAAACTGCCTCTTAGTACAAAAATCCCTGACTATGCCTATACACTATCGCCATTAATCAGGCCGAAAAGCGGGGTAAACAGAATACAATCCTATTTGACAACTAGAATTGAGCAAGAGGACCATGCCTGGGCAGAGGATGCACGTAAACGATGGCAGAAGGATCTGGACCTGCTGCATCATTTCTACGAGGATGAAGAAGAGAAGTCTGAAAGCTTTGAAACAGAAAAATCCGCATTACAGGAACAATATGAGCCGAAAATTAAGATCACAATCATAAATGGCGGATTATTTTATTTAACAGACAATGCCCGCCTTGATTAA
- a CDS encoding YqzE family protein, which yields MKTNDYVKYLTQTVVKYIDQPKEERRKIKQAKKETEATFLFRWFGILPFMLMSGIKKKKNR from the coding sequence ATGAAGACAAATGATTATGTCAAATACCTTACACAAACCGTTGTGAAATATATTGATCAGCCCAAAGAGGAGCGCCGAAAAATCAAACAGGCAAAAAAGGAAACAGAAGCGACCTTCCTATTCCGGTGGTTCGGAATCCTCCCATTTATGCTGATGTCCGGTATAAAAAAGAAAAAGAACAGATGA